In Streptomyces sp. NBC_00569, a single genomic region encodes these proteins:
- a CDS encoding carbohydrate ABC transporter permease, which yields MSTTETRAPLAAPASKARRDPAARARRTLVYVLLTVGLIVTVAPFLWMALSSFKTQRELGASPPVWWPSEWTLDNFRELLDRMDVGQALFNSLLVAVFVTVCNLLFCSMLGYALAKLNFAGKRPIFGIVLGALMVPGNLMLLPMFVMMSAMGLIDSYAALILPFAAGAFGVFLMRQFIQAIPDELLEAARMDGAREWYIFWRIVLPLVKPALATLSIFVFLGSWNNFLWPLVATNDPAKYTLPVALATFATDPTQADGSNGVLMAGAFLVVLPVLLVFVLLQRFFTQGIATAGLK from the coding sequence ATGAGCACGACTGAGACCCGGGCCCCGCTCGCGGCCCCGGCGAGCAAGGCGCGGCGGGATCCCGCGGCCCGGGCCCGTCGGACACTCGTCTACGTCCTGCTCACCGTCGGGCTGATCGTGACGGTCGCGCCGTTCCTGTGGATGGCGCTGTCGTCGTTCAAGACGCAGCGGGAGCTGGGCGCGAGCCCGCCGGTGTGGTGGCCGTCCGAGTGGACGCTGGACAACTTCCGGGAACTGCTCGACCGCATGGACGTGGGGCAGGCGCTCTTCAACTCCCTGCTCGTGGCCGTGTTCGTGACCGTCTGCAACCTGCTGTTCTGCTCGATGCTCGGCTATGCCCTGGCGAAGCTGAACTTCGCCGGGAAGCGGCCGATCTTCGGCATCGTGCTGGGCGCACTGATGGTGCCCGGCAACCTCATGCTGCTGCCCATGTTCGTGATGATGAGCGCGATGGGCCTGATCGACAGCTACGCCGCACTGATCCTGCCGTTCGCGGCCGGGGCCTTCGGTGTCTTCCTCATGCGGCAGTTCATCCAGGCCATCCCGGACGAACTGCTCGAGGCGGCACGGATGGACGGCGCCCGCGAGTGGTACATCTTCTGGCGGATCGTGCTGCCGCTGGTCAAGCCGGCCCTGGCAACACTGTCGATCTTCGTGTTCCTCGGTTCCTGGAACAACTTCCTGTGGCCGCTGGTCGCCACCAACGACCCGGCCAAGTACACGCTCCCGGTCGCCCTCGCCACGTTCGCCACGGACCCGACCCAGGCGGACGGTTCCAACGGCGTCCTGATGGCAGGAGCGTTCCTCGTGGTGCTGCCGGTGCTGCTCGTCTTCGTCCTGCTCCAACGCTTCTTCACCCAGGGCATCGCCACCGCCGGGCTGAAGTAG
- a CDS encoding carbohydrate ABC transporter permease, with translation MSTTTAQAGTPGAGQDAVVPKAQGDGAGPDGRRRDRLSRHNLSGWLFSTPFLVLFLTFMAFPIVATLLMSFTDFGLRNVTDPLSAQFVGLDNYTKLFQDDKFVKALFNTGYFVILGVPLTIGSGLAAAVLLNSGIDRLRTFFRVGFYAPVVTAIVAVAVIWRFVLDPSEGLIAGLGHQLGIQTPDFLGSETLAMPSLIMMAVWRNMGSAMVLFLAGLQAIPTEVREAARIDGAGIFQEFRRITVPLLRPTMLYVAVMTTIGFLNVFEEPFVMTDGGPSDSTLTISLHMYREGFDFFHMGYASAMAYVLFVIVLAITTLQLRLLKDKTS, from the coding sequence ATGAGCACCACCACCGCACAGGCCGGTACGCCTGGTGCCGGGCAGGACGCAGTGGTGCCGAAGGCCCAGGGTGACGGCGCCGGTCCCGACGGGCGCCGTCGGGACCGGCTGTCCCGCCACAATCTGTCCGGCTGGCTGTTCTCCACGCCGTTCCTGGTCCTGTTCCTCACCTTCATGGCGTTCCCGATCGTGGCCACGCTCTTGATGAGCTTCACCGACTTCGGTCTGCGCAACGTCACCGATCCGCTGTCGGCGCAGTTCGTGGGCCTGGACAACTACACGAAGCTGTTCCAGGACGACAAGTTCGTCAAGGCACTGTTCAACACCGGGTACTTCGTGATCCTCGGCGTGCCGCTCACCATCGGCAGCGGTCTGGCGGCCGCCGTGCTGCTCAACTCGGGCATCGACCGGCTGCGCACCTTCTTCCGGGTCGGCTTCTACGCGCCGGTCGTCACCGCCATCGTGGCCGTCGCCGTCATCTGGCGCTTCGTCCTCGACCCCAGCGAGGGCCTGATCGCGGGCCTCGGCCACCAACTCGGCATCCAGACACCGGATTTCCTCGGCTCCGAGACACTCGCGATGCCCTCCCTGATCATGATGGCCGTCTGGCGCAACATGGGCTCGGCGATGGTGCTCTTCCTCGCCGGTCTGCAGGCCATTCCGACGGAGGTTCGGGAGGCGGCACGGATCGACGGCGCGGGGATCTTCCAGGAGTTCCGCAGGATCACGGTGCCGCTGCTGCGGCCCACCATGCTCTACGTCGCCGTCATGACCACGATCGGCTTCCTCAACGTCTTCGAGGAGCCGTTCGTGATGACCGACGGCGGCCCGTCGGACAGCACCCTGACGATCTCGCTGCACATGTACCGCGAGGGCTTCGACTTCTTCCACATGGGCTACGCCAGCGCCATGGCGTACGTCCTGTTCGTGATCGTCCTCGCGATCACCACGCTCCAGCTCCGCCTCCTGAAGGACAAGACGTCATGA
- a CDS encoding extracellular solute-binding protein, with translation MTRTKSVSVAATVVVTALALTSCGSGGGEQVAADKKQTLTVWAMGEEGTRLKAVTDEFTEQHPNITVKVTPVGWDVVHQKLVSAIAAKKTPDMAQMGSTMMGEFIALDALEPVDTKTFKKSDFFPATWDSNVKDGTAYGVPWYADTRALYYRTDLAKKAGIDKAPTTWKEQQALAAAYQKAGAEWGTDLQPSSTGAWQSWVQYLYSAGGELIGEDGKPALDSPAAIRAFTEWAGYFKKGLAKKTFTPGYDVTKDFGSGKRPMFQSGPWMVRNIDDQQPQIKNKYKVVPVPADKTSTSWVGGASLVTFKNSAHKAAAEELTQYLTTPKVQAEWYEADKALPANKAAWDEPALKGGGDSLTTFKTSLDTAKAIPPLEKWNEYAAAVEGALAKISQGADPAATAKALQKTAEGLVG, from the coding sequence ATGACACGCACCAAGTCCGTCAGCGTCGCCGCGACCGTGGTGGTGACGGCGCTCGCCCTGACCTCCTGCGGAAGCGGCGGGGGCGAGCAGGTGGCAGCGGACAAGAAGCAGACGCTCACGGTGTGGGCCATGGGCGAGGAGGGCACCCGCCTCAAGGCAGTCACCGACGAGTTCACCGAGCAGCACCCGAACATCACCGTCAAGGTGACCCCGGTGGGCTGGGACGTCGTGCACCAGAAGCTGGTGTCGGCGATCGCCGCCAAGAAGACGCCGGACATGGCCCAGATGGGCTCCACGATGATGGGCGAGTTCATCGCCCTGGACGCCCTGGAGCCGGTGGACACCAAGACGTTCAAGAAGTCCGACTTCTTCCCCGCCACCTGGGACAGCAACGTCAAGGACGGAACGGCGTACGGCGTTCCCTGGTACGCCGACACCCGCGCGCTCTACTACCGCACCGACCTCGCCAAGAAGGCCGGCATCGACAAGGCCCCCACCACATGGAAGGAGCAGCAGGCCCTGGCCGCCGCCTACCAGAAGGCGGGCGCCGAGTGGGGCACGGACCTGCAGCCCAGCAGCACCGGCGCCTGGCAGAGCTGGGTGCAGTACCTGTACTCGGCCGGCGGCGAACTGATCGGCGAGGACGGCAAGCCGGCCCTCGACTCCCCCGCGGCGATACGGGCGTTCACCGAGTGGGCCGGCTACTTCAAGAAGGGTCTGGCCAAGAAGACCTTCACGCCCGGGTACGACGTCACCAAGGACTTCGGCTCCGGCAAGCGCCCGATGTTCCAGTCCGGCCCGTGGATGGTGCGCAACATCGACGACCAGCAGCCGCAGATCAAGAACAAGTACAAGGTCGTGCCCGTCCCGGCGGACAAGACCTCGACCTCCTGGGTCGGCGGCGCGTCCCTCGTCACGTTCAAGAACAGCGCGCACAAGGCGGCGGCCGAGGAGCTGACCCAGTACCTCACCACGCCGAAGGTGCAGGCCGAGTGGTACGAGGCGGACAAGGCGCTGCCCGCCAACAAGGCCGCCTGGGACGAGCCCGCCCTGAAGGGCGGCGGCGATTCGCTCACCACCTTCAAGACCTCGCTCGACACGGCGAAGGCGATCCCGCCGCTGGAGAAGTGGAACGAGTACGCCGCGGCCGTCGAGGGCGCCCTGGCGAAGATCTCGCAGGGCGCGGACCCGGCGGCGACCGCGAAGGCGCTGCAGAAGACGGCCGAGGGGCTGGTGGGCTGA
- a CDS encoding LacI family DNA-binding transcriptional regulator, which translates to MTTPTVYDVAEQAGVSIATVSRVYRNPDAVRAATRDKVLAAARELGYVPSGSARGLASRATGVLGLCFPDFHDTEAEHAPGAEDAELVLYSDQVIRGMERAARRQGYALLISAAHADQAGRQLAEVAGRVDGLAVLAQSLTEEDLDVVGRRQPVVLLAGERHAGYDHAEVANFDGQLELTRHLIVDHGLRRLAFAGGPADSPDGEARFRGFQAAHLEAGLPLPKAPETRGDLTQAAGRKAALELLDRDEAMPDGLVFANDQMAVGALHVLEARGVAVPDDIAVTGFDGIPLSRLVRPTLTTVRQPTGLLGEVAVELLIARLHERERAAEVRVLPVTVTRRASCGCADERAV; encoded by the coding sequence ATGACCACTCCCACGGTGTACGACGTGGCCGAACAGGCGGGCGTCTCCATCGCGACCGTGTCGCGCGTCTACCGCAACCCCGACGCGGTCCGGGCGGCGACCCGCGACAAGGTCCTGGCCGCGGCACGCGAGCTCGGCTATGTGCCGAGCGGCAGCGCCCGCGGGCTCGCCAGCCGCGCGACCGGAGTGCTGGGGCTCTGCTTCCCTGACTTCCACGACACCGAGGCGGAGCACGCGCCGGGCGCCGAGGACGCCGAGCTGGTGCTCTACTCGGACCAGGTCATCCGCGGCATGGAGCGTGCGGCGCGGCGCCAGGGCTACGCGTTGCTGATCTCGGCCGCGCACGCCGACCAGGCCGGCCGGCAACTCGCCGAGGTGGCGGGGCGCGTGGACGGTCTGGCCGTGCTCGCGCAGTCGCTGACCGAAGAGGACCTCGACGTCGTGGGGCGACGGCAGCCCGTCGTCCTGCTGGCCGGGGAACGGCACGCCGGCTACGACCATGCCGAAGTGGCCAACTTCGACGGCCAGTTGGAGCTGACGCGGCACCTGATCGTCGACCACGGGCTGCGCCGTCTCGCCTTCGCCGGCGGCCCGGCCGACTCGCCTGACGGCGAGGCGCGCTTCCGTGGCTTCCAGGCCGCCCATCTGGAGGCCGGACTGCCGTTGCCGAAAGCGCCCGAAACCAGAGGCGATCTCACCCAGGCCGCGGGCCGCAAGGCCGCGCTGGAGCTCCTCGACCGGGACGAGGCCATGCCCGACGGCCTGGTGTTCGCCAATGACCAGATGGCGGTGGGCGCGCTGCACGTCCTGGAGGCGCGCGGTGTCGCCGTCCCGGACGACATCGCCGTGACCGGCTTCGACGGGATCCCGCTGAGCCGTCTGGTGCGGCCGACGCTGACGACCGTACGGCAGCCGACCGGGCTCCTGGGCGAGGTGGCCGTGGAGCTGCTGATCGCCCGGCTCCACGAGCGCGAACGGGCGGCCGAGGTACGCGTGCTGCCAGTGACCGTGACGCGCCGGGCGAGCTGCGGATGCGCAGACGAACGCGCGGTTTGA
- a CDS encoding phytanoyl-CoA dioxygenase family protein: MTVTATSPMPELDRPYDGLPSNAVADFDRDGFAHLRNVLTPETIAAYEPTITSEVIRLNTQDLPLAERDTYGKAFLQVTNLWEHNEKVKELVFSRRLARIAAELLGVRAVRLYHDQALYKEPSGGITPWHADQYYWPLSSDRCLTVWLPLQETPVEMGPLAFARGSHLFAYGRDLPISDQSEARLKETVREQNFEDVVEPFALGDASFHRGWTFHHAGPNRAAVARRVMTVIYMDADIRVAEPTNDHQAADRGWMPGTAIGQVPDTPLNPVLYDARH; encoded by the coding sequence ATGACCGTTACGGCGACGTCGCCCATGCCGGAGCTCGACCGCCCCTACGACGGCCTGCCGTCGAACGCCGTGGCGGACTTCGACCGGGACGGGTTCGCGCACCTGCGGAACGTGCTCACGCCCGAGACCATCGCCGCGTACGAGCCGACGATCACCTCGGAGGTGATCCGGCTCAACACCCAGGACCTGCCGCTGGCGGAGCGAGACACCTACGGCAAGGCGTTCCTTCAGGTGACGAACCTGTGGGAACACAACGAGAAGGTGAAGGAGCTGGTGTTCTCCCGGCGTCTCGCGCGGATCGCCGCCGAGCTGCTCGGCGTGCGCGCGGTGCGGCTCTACCACGACCAGGCGCTGTACAAGGAGCCGTCCGGCGGCATCACGCCCTGGCACGCGGACCAGTACTACTGGCCCCTGTCCTCCGACCGCTGCCTGACCGTCTGGCTGCCGCTGCAGGAAACCCCCGTGGAGATGGGCCCGCTCGCCTTCGCCCGCGGCAGCCACCTCTTCGCGTACGGCCGCGACCTGCCCATATCCGACCAGTCCGAGGCCCGCCTCAAGGAGACCGTCCGGGAGCAGAACTTCGAGGACGTCGTGGAACCGTTCGCGCTCGGCGACGCGAGCTTCCACCGGGGGTGGACCTTCCATCACGCGGGGCCCAACCGCGCCGCCGTCGCGCGCCGCGTCATGACGGTGATCTACATGGACGCCGACATCCGCGTCGCCGAGCCCACGAACGACCACCAGGCCGCGGACCGCGGCTGGATGCCCGGCACGGCGATCGGCCAGGTCCCGGACACTCCGCTCAACCCCGTGCTGTACGACGCGCGCCACTGA
- a CDS encoding AraC family transcriptional regulator — MKPRHEHWSLPEDTTFKSFIRRESAFEFGWHYHAEYELVLMTEGAGTRYVGTTVEPYAPGDLMLIGPDVPHTFVSRPHPDGVAEAAVAQFRYDFLGRDFFALPQFRAVRALLERSACGLLFGRTSDALRARLTGLPEQRDSAAATVALLDVLGRLAHQADDTAPLTRQGYAPAPDTQARRRVDDVCRHLQRAHTRPVELVEIAAIAHMAPTSFSRFFRRTMGRTLTDYVNQLRTETACRLLATTELPVTEVAARSGYQNLSNFNRRFLELQRMRPSEYRAAHLPR, encoded by the coding sequence GTGAAACCGCGCCACGAGCATTGGAGTCTCCCCGAGGACACCACCTTCAAGAGCTTCATCCGGCGGGAGAGCGCCTTCGAATTCGGCTGGCATTACCACGCCGAGTACGAACTCGTGCTGATGACCGAGGGGGCGGGCACGCGGTACGTGGGTACCACCGTCGAGCCGTATGCGCCCGGGGACCTGATGCTGATCGGCCCCGACGTGCCGCACACCTTCGTGTCCCGGCCGCACCCCGACGGCGTCGCCGAGGCCGCCGTCGCCCAGTTCCGCTACGACTTCCTGGGCCGCGACTTCTTCGCGCTGCCACAGTTCCGTGCCGTACGCGCGCTGCTGGAGCGATCCGCCTGTGGCCTCCTGTTCGGCCGGACCTCCGACGCCCTGCGCGCCCGGCTCACCGGCCTGCCGGAACAGCGTGACAGCGCGGCGGCCACGGTCGCCCTGCTCGACGTCCTGGGCCGTCTCGCCCACCAGGCGGACGACACCGCTCCGTTGACCAGGCAGGGATACGCACCCGCCCCCGACACCCAGGCGCGCCGCCGCGTCGACGACGTCTGCCGCCACCTCCAGCGGGCACACACCCGACCGGTCGAGCTCGTCGAGATCGCCGCGATCGCGCACATGGCACCGACCTCGTTCAGCCGCTTCTTCCGCCGCACCATGGGCCGCACTCTCACCGACTATGTCAACCAGCTGCGCACGGAGACCGCTTGCCGGCTGCTGGCGACGACCGAGCTGCCTGTCACGGAGGTGGCTGCCCGCAGCGGATACCAGAACCTCTCCAACTTCAACCGCCGGTTCCTGGAGCTTCAACGCATGCGTCCCAGCGAGTACCGGGCAGCGCATCTGCCCAGGTGA
- a CDS encoding maleylpyruvate isomerase family mycothiol-dependent enzyme → MTDDVWAIVHAERAALIDDLTHLEDDQWLKPSLCDGWTVHDVLAHLVDTARTTRLGFVKDLALARFDFDRQNTRGVERERRSTPQETLERFRQAASRTSTPPAPLDSRLVEEIVHGEDIRRPLGLTRTYPAQAVVRSLRLQTRTPASFGGAKELLTRIRLASTDADLTIGTGPEVNGPALSLLLAVTGRRVALDDLRGPGVATLREGV, encoded by the coding sequence GTGACGGACGATGTCTGGGCCATCGTGCACGCCGAGCGTGCGGCGCTCATCGACGACCTCACGCACCTGGAGGACGATCAGTGGCTGAAACCGTCGCTCTGCGACGGGTGGACCGTGCACGACGTGCTCGCCCATCTGGTCGACACGGCCCGCACGACACGCCTCGGTTTCGTCAAGGACCTGGCCCTCGCACGGTTCGACTTCGATCGCCAGAACACCCGTGGTGTGGAACGCGAACGCCGGAGCACACCGCAGGAGACCCTGGAGCGGTTCCGTCAGGCGGCATCGCGCACATCGACACCCCCGGCACCCCTCGACAGCCGGCTCGTCGAAGAAATCGTCCACGGCGAGGACATCCGCCGGCCCCTCGGCCTCACCCGCACCTACCCCGCGCAGGCAGTCGTCAGATCACTCCGCCTGCAGACCCGCACACCGGCGTCCTTCGGCGGTGCCAAGGAGCTGCTGACCCGCATTCGACTCGCGTCAACAGATGCCGACTTGACGATCGGAACCGGGCCGGAGGTCAACGGGCCTGCGCTGTCTCTGCTCCTGGCTGTGACGGGGCGCCGAGTAGCACTCGACGACCTCCGCGGGCCCGGCGTCGCCACGCTGAGGGAAGGCGTCTGA
- a CDS encoding bifunctional helix-turn-helix transcriptional regulator/GNAT family N-acetyltransferase, with product MDGMQIDAVRRFNRTVSERVGVLHDHYLGLDRPVAEARLLWEIGAQGRDVRWLRERLGLDSGYVSRLLRSLETDGLVTVEPQPQDRRVRTVRLTDAGRAEFAVLDRRSDELAGSLLEPLNTDQRARLVAAMAEVDRLLTAATVTLDVVAPDRPDAEHCLRSYFAEMRERFEAGFDPARSLLPDAGELRPPHGVFLVARLHGEPVGCAGLKLPAGAPAEIKRMWVDPRTRGLGLGRRFLAELERRAAQHGCDVLRLDTNKALTAAIGLYHSCGFQEVAAFNDEPYAHHWFEKRISASPSG from the coding sequence GTGGATGGAATGCAGATCGACGCGGTGCGGCGGTTCAACCGCACAGTCAGTGAACGTGTGGGCGTGCTGCACGACCATTACCTGGGCCTCGACCGGCCCGTAGCCGAGGCGCGGCTGCTCTGGGAGATCGGCGCGCAAGGCCGGGACGTACGGTGGCTGCGCGAGCGCCTCGGGCTCGACTCCGGATACGTCAGCCGGCTGCTGCGCTCCTTGGAGACGGACGGCCTGGTGACGGTGGAGCCGCAGCCGCAGGACAGGCGGGTGCGCACCGTACGTCTCACCGATGCGGGCCGCGCGGAGTTCGCCGTGCTCGACCGGCGCAGCGACGAACTGGCCGGCTCTCTCCTGGAGCCGCTCAACACCGACCAGCGCGCCCGGCTGGTCGCGGCCATGGCCGAGGTCGACCGGTTGCTGACGGCCGCGACGGTCACGCTGGACGTGGTCGCCCCGGACCGCCCGGACGCCGAGCACTGTCTGCGGTCCTACTTCGCAGAGATGCGGGAACGCTTCGAGGCCGGATTCGACCCCGCGCGGAGCCTGCTGCCCGACGCGGGCGAACTCCGGCCGCCGCACGGCGTGTTCCTGGTCGCCAGGCTGCACGGCGAACCCGTCGGCTGCGCAGGTCTGAAGCTGCCGGCCGGCGCACCGGCCGAGATCAAACGCATGTGGGTCGATCCCCGCACCCGGGGCCTCGGCCTCGGCCGGCGGTTCCTGGCCGAGTTGGAGAGGAGGGCCGCCCAGCACGGCTGCGATGTACTGCGCCTGGACACCAACAAGGCGCTCACCGCCGCGATCGGCCTGTACCACTCGTGCGGCTTCCAGGAGGTCGCCGCCTTCAACGACGAGCCGTACGCCCACCACTGGTTCGAGAAGCGAATCAGCGCATCGCCATCGGGTTGA
- a CDS encoding GNAT family N-acetyltransferase: MSWLPDDFVHPVHVPVPRTALHLRPIREADTALDYPAVMGSQKRLWEIFGPAWAWPNESMTYEEDRIDLLRHEKEIAAHQSFNYALLDEEETAVLGCVYIDPPERTGSDGEISWWVVDDLVGSEAERALDALVPEWIAADWPFRKPRCLGRDITWQEWLSLPPTT; this comes from the coding sequence ATGAGCTGGCTCCCGGATGACTTCGTCCACCCCGTCCATGTGCCCGTGCCCCGCACCGCGCTGCACCTGCGGCCGATCCGCGAGGCGGACACCGCGCTCGACTACCCGGCTGTGATGGGCTCCCAGAAGCGGCTGTGGGAGATCTTCGGTCCGGCCTGGGCATGGCCGAACGAGTCGATGACCTATGAAGAAGACCGCATCGATCTGCTGCGCCACGAGAAAGAGATAGCCGCGCATCAGTCGTTCAACTACGCGCTGCTGGACGAGGAAGAGACGGCGGTCCTCGGCTGCGTCTACATCGATCCGCCCGAGCGCACCGGCTCCGACGGCGAGATCTCCTGGTGGGTGGTGGACGACCTCGTCGGCAGCGAGGCGGAGCGCGCGCTCGACGCGCTCGTTCCCGAGTGGATCGCCGCCGACTGGCCCTTCCGCAAGCCCCGCTGCCTGGGGCGGGACATCACCTGGCAGGAGTGGCTGTCGCTGCCGCCCACCACGTGA
- a CDS encoding nucleoside deaminase encodes MDTRELDHLRRCVELAAEALEAGDEPFGSVLVDGAGSVRAEDRNRVADGDATRHPEFELARWAAGNLSPQERAAATVYTSGEHCPMCSAAHAWVGLGRIVYVASSAQLSGWLAEWGRPQAPVRSLTVQEVAPSVEVEGPVDELVPAIKELHRRLAQQSSHS; translated from the coding sequence ATGGACACACGTGAGCTGGACCATTTGCGCCGGTGCGTCGAGCTGGCTGCCGAGGCGCTGGAAGCCGGGGACGAGCCTTTCGGCTCGGTGCTCGTGGACGGCGCCGGAAGCGTTCGCGCCGAGGACCGCAACCGGGTGGCGGACGGCGACGCCACCCGCCACCCCGAGTTCGAACTCGCCCGCTGGGCAGCCGGGAACCTCTCGCCCCAGGAGCGCGCCGCCGCCACCGTCTACACCTCGGGTGAGCACTGTCCGATGTGCTCGGCCGCGCACGCCTGGGTCGGGCTGGGCCGCATCGTGTACGTGGCGTCCTCGGCCCAGTTGTCCGGGTGGCTCGCCGAATGGGGCCGTCCTCAGGCACCGGTGCGCAGCCTGACCGTCCAGGAGGTCGCTCCCTCGGTCGAGGTGGAGGGCCCCGTCGACGAACTCGTGCCCGCCATCAAGGAGTTGCACCGACGCCTGGCACAACAGTCGTCCCACTCCTGA
- a CDS encoding MFS transporter: MSANQPPRMAVAEGSGAARDHGAPDARQLRAILIAVSIALMAVIASVSGLNVAQTHLAVEFGASQNTVLWIINIYTLALAALLLPLGTIGDRLGRKPMLIAGLGVFGVASAAAGLAPSAEVMLAARVAGGIGAAMIMPITLAVITSTFPEQERGKAIGVWTGVAGGGGVLGMFLSALLVDVASWRWLFVLPVVLVVLALAVTVKAVPDSREKSPHPFDTVGALVSTVAVVGLIFVLQEGPERGWTAPVTLISLAVGVIATAGFAAWELHRRDAALLDVRLFRERGLAGGSVTLLVVFGVQAGIALVLYPFLQAVLGWSGLLSTLALMPMAVTMMAMSGLAPKLAARIGARSTMTAGIALGGTGLALMAVFVSADGGYLSVLPGMLAMGTGMGLAMTPSTEAITSSLPSGKQGVASALNDVTRELGTALGVAMLGALVSDGYQSSIDDRLHGVPLKTADSAREGLANAVEAAGSAGTHAHQVVRAARQSFVDGWQQAMWAGVAVMGALFVYVLTRGPRTSARATSPVDESEATAGAVSA, from the coding sequence ATGAGTGCGAACCAGCCTCCCCGGATGGCAGTCGCCGAGGGGAGCGGCGCCGCCCGCGACCACGGCGCGCCCGACGCACGTCAGCTGCGCGCGATCCTGATCGCAGTCTCGATCGCCCTGATGGCCGTCATCGCCTCGGTGTCCGGGCTGAACGTCGCCCAGACCCACCTGGCCGTCGAGTTCGGCGCCTCGCAGAACACGGTCCTGTGGATCATCAACATCTACACCCTCGCCCTGGCCGCCCTGCTGCTGCCGCTCGGCACCATCGGTGACCGCCTGGGACGCAAGCCCATGTTGATCGCCGGCCTGGGCGTCTTCGGCGTCGCGAGCGCCGCGGCGGGCCTGGCCCCGTCGGCCGAGGTGATGCTCGCCGCGCGCGTGGCCGGCGGTATAGGCGCCGCGATGATCATGCCCATCACCCTTGCCGTGATTACCTCCACGTTCCCGGAGCAGGAGCGCGGAAAGGCGATCGGCGTGTGGACCGGTGTCGCCGGCGGTGGCGGCGTCCTGGGCATGTTCCTGTCCGCGCTCCTGGTCGATGTCGCCAGCTGGCGCTGGCTGTTCGTCCTGCCCGTGGTGCTGGTCGTCCTGGCCCTCGCCGTGACGGTGAAGGCGGTTCCCGACTCGCGCGAGAAATCCCCTCACCCTTTCGACACCGTCGGCGCGCTGGTATCGACCGTCGCCGTGGTCGGGCTCATCTTCGTACTGCAGGAAGGCCCGGAACGCGGTTGGACGGCGCCTGTGACCCTGATCAGCCTCGCCGTCGGTGTCATCGCCACGGCCGGCTTCGCGGCCTGGGAACTGCACCGACGCGACGCCGCACTGCTGGACGTGCGCCTCTTCCGTGAGCGCGGCCTCGCCGGCGGCTCGGTCACCCTGCTGGTGGTCTTCGGTGTCCAGGCGGGGATCGCCCTGGTCCTCTACCCGTTCCTCCAGGCCGTGCTCGGCTGGTCGGGACTGCTGTCCACGCTGGCGCTGATGCCCATGGCCGTGACGATGATGGCGATGTCGGGTCTGGCTCCCAAGCTGGCCGCCCGCATCGGCGCCCGCTCGACCATGACCGCGGGAATCGCGCTCGGGGGCACCGGTCTGGCCCTCATGGCCGTCTTCGTCTCCGCTGACGGCGGCTACCTGTCCGTCCTGCCCGGCATGCTGGCCATGGGCACCGGCATGGGCCTGGCCATGACCCCCTCCACCGAAGCCATCACCAGCTCCCTGCCGTCCGGGAAGCAGGGCGTCGCCTCCGCCCTCAACGACGTCACCCGCGAACTGGGCACAGCGCTGGGTGTCGCCATGCTCGGCGCACTCGTGTCCGACGGTTACCAGAGCTCCATCGACGACAGGCTGCACGGCGTCCCCCTGAAGACGGCGGACAGCGCGCGGGAAGGCCTGGCCAACGCCGTCGAAGCAGCGGGCAGCGCCGGCACGCACGCGCACCAAGTGGTCCGTGCCGCACGGCAGTCCTTCGTCGACGGCTGGCAGCAGGCCATGTGGGCGGGCGTCGCCGTCATGGGCGCCCTGTTCGTCTACGTCCTCACCCGCGGCCCGAGGACCTCAGCTCGTGCCACCTCGCCCGTGGACGAGTCGGAGGCCACCGCCGGGGCCGTCTCCGCCTGA